In Treponema sp. OMZ 798, the following proteins share a genomic window:
- a CDS encoding FAD binding domain-containing protein has product MIELTKNSIVYRVRHMQEMQAILKNISNIKPIAGATGFLNHQTEEILDLPEHILDLNFLPELKVISKTERYFEFGAAVTLNDILDLGKKNIPPSLYYSIEKIANNAIRSLATIGGNIATANPLAGTFLPMLALDAKLEIRTAEDIEWVPFARYIDKSYAEKRQEKYIISRIRIPNETWTKSFYTRLGTPGYIGSDTASFLFLILIQKNILSDMRLFFASDKLIRNKEFDNLLLGRSLPLSQSEVPVIIQKARQIFTPEQFSSEFHNSCFYNLLEDNLYNLT; this is encoded by the coding sequence ATGATTGAATTAACTAAAAATAGTATTGTTTATAGGGTACGTCATATGCAGGAAATGCAGGCTATCTTAAAAAATATTTCAAATATAAAACCTATTGCAGGCGCTACCGGTTTTTTAAACCATCAGACTGAAGAGATACTCGATTTACCTGAACATATTTTGGATTTGAATTTTTTACCCGAATTAAAAGTTATTTCAAAAACCGAGCGCTATTTCGAGTTCGGTGCCGCCGTTACATTAAATGATATATTGGATCTAGGTAAAAAAAATATTCCGCCTTCCTTATATTATTCGATAGAAAAAATTGCAAATAATGCCATACGCTCTCTTGCAACAATAGGCGGCAACATAGCAACGGCAAACCCTCTTGCAGGAACTTTTTTACCTATGCTCGCTCTTGATGCAAAGCTGGAAATCAGAACAGCCGAAGATATTGAATGGGTTCCATTTGCAAGGTATATTGATAAGAGTTATGCCGAAAAAAGACAAGAAAAGTATATTATCAGCCGGATTAGAATTCCCAACGAAACATGGACAAAGAGTTTTTATACAAGGCTCGGCACTCCCGGATATATAGGAAGCGATACAGCCTCGTTTTTATTTTTGATTCTTATTCAAAAGAATATATTATCAGATATGAGATTGTTTTTTGCATCGGATAAACTTATAAGGAATAAGGAATTCGATAACTTGCTTTTAGGAAGATCTTTGCCTCTTTCTCAATCTGAAGTTCCGGTAATTATTCAAAAAGCAAGACAGATTTTTACTCCCGAACAATTTTCTTCGGAGTTTCATAATTCTTGTTTTTATAATTTACTTGAAGATAACTTGTACAATCTGACCTAA
- a CDS encoding DegT/DnrJ/EryC1/StrS aminotransferase family protein, whose protein sequence is MQDAPVKKTIPFFTPSFSDEEEQALIRVLRSGWLTTGKETLEFEKEFAAFTGSKAALAVNSASNGLMLAMDACGIKSGTKILTSPYTFISTATSALHLGGDVVYADIEKDSYSIDPEKIENILKKDKSVKAIVPIHIAGNVCNMKAINDLAKKYSVAVIEDAAHAFPSKTKEGYAGTFGTCGVFSFYATKTITTGEGGMICTNDDKIADRIRLMRSHGINRTIWDRYTDTKASWKYDVTAEGWKCNLPDILSAIGRVQLKKAQSFFEQRKKIAEKYNAAFAGNDSFILPPDGEGNAWHLYILRLNLDALKIGRDEFGQALQERGLGISMHFIPHFEMSYIKERYGLDRSDFPESNKKYLQSLSLPFYPSMSEDDADYVIETIIKLAKLNRR, encoded by the coding sequence ATGCAAGATGCTCCGGTTAAAAAAACGATTCCTTTTTTTACTCCTTCCTTTTCTGATGAAGAAGAACAAGCTCTGATAAGGGTGCTCCGTTCAGGATGGCTTACTACTGGAAAAGAAACTCTTGAGTTTGAAAAAGAGTTTGCCGCTTTTACCGGAAGTAAGGCCGCTCTTGCCGTCAACTCGGCTTCAAACGGGCTTATGCTTGCAATGGATGCCTGCGGTATAAAGAGCGGAACTAAAATCTTGACTAGTCCTTATACCTTTATTTCGACGGCAACCTCAGCCCTACACTTAGGCGGTGATGTAGTTTATGCCGATATAGAAAAAGACTCTTACAGTATCGACCCTGAAAAAATTGAAAATATATTAAAAAAAGATAAGAGTGTGAAGGCTATTGTTCCAATTCATATTGCGGGAAATGTTTGCAATATGAAGGCTATAAATGATCTTGCAAAAAAATATTCCGTTGCCGTGATAGAAGATGCGGCTCATGCTTTTCCTTCAAAGACAAAAGAAGGCTATGCCGGTACTTTCGGAACCTGCGGCGTTTTTTCTTTTTATGCAACAAAGACAATTACGACGGGCGAAGGCGGAATGATCTGTACCAATGATGATAAAATTGCAGACCGTATAAGGCTCATGCGTTCTCACGGTATAAACCGCACCATCTGGGACAGATACACCGACACAAAGGCCTCATGGAAGTACGATGTTACGGCTGAGGGCTGGAAGTGTAACCTGCCGGATATTCTTTCTGCAATAGGAAGGGTTCAGCTTAAAAAGGCTCAAAGTTTTTTTGAACAGCGTAAAAAAATTGCCGAAAAATATAATGCTGCATTTGCAGGGAATGATTCTTTTATTCTTCCACCTGATGGAGAAGGCAATGCTTGGCATCTTTATATTTTACGGTTGAACCTTGATGCTTTAAAAATAGGCAGAGACGAGTTTGGTCAAGCCTTACAAGAAAGAGGCTTGGGTATTTCGATGCATTTTATACCTCATTTTGAAATGTCTTATATAAAAGAAAGGTATGGTTTAGATCGTTCCGATTTTCCGGAATCAAATAAAAAATATTTGCAAAGTTTAAGTTTGCCCTTCTATCCTTCAATGAGTGAAGATGATGCCGATTATGTTATTGAAACAATAATTAAACTTGCAAAATTAAATAGGCGCTAA
- a CDS encoding xanthine dehydrogenase family protein molybdopterin-binding subunit, with the protein MDKTFVSDLEFENQEWACLIRSSDTDAKIIDIEIPELPEGFSFFSAKDIVGKNSISFLKTEMPVFADEKIEYAGQAVGILIGPDKKKLFELSNLFQIKTQGLSRPKAQFTFEEEEKNYFDYPIISRESLSSGNAEEVFEKSSQVVYSTFSFKQRYHYHAETACVKTNWIDDRLEVHLATQWPYQVLNSVCNVLNLPKEKINIISHAEAESLDGRIWFPALLAAQVSIASFLTKKNIVIEFSRQEDFLYTAKTPVVMIQHKTSVSELGKITAMDVSIIVDAGSFNPFITQMLKQMVVTAAGIYHLPVYMISAVAIKTEKGLTGLFSGWGDSYVISALEKHISEIINQLDLCPIQFRLQNNLKVGQKTITGIKKEENFIFENILKAVCNTSDFYRKFYAYRLMNKGRKNRYDGNWRGIGIAVGCQYNGLHILVKSGMNYSAEITLTKDDKVLVKAEPTSEGLKRILKKQIAKELEVEENQIVFLGASTDEMIPTGASTASCGISILPDLIAKCCTGIKNQRFRKPLPITVSRTYKLSRSKDWDNESLTGHPFISETPGACVIELELDPSTYQINVRGIWFACDPGKIYSKKMVHRNIHKTIANAVSNISVEDIRENNLLPSNYKIIATGAIPPIRDFILDSELKTRGLGELAESLVPAAYISALNQIMLNHERIDFLPVFTEDIFNAVTKSEAVDED; encoded by the coding sequence ATGGATAAAACTTTTGTTTCCGATTTGGAATTTGAAAATCAAGAATGGGCTTGTCTTATACGCTCTTCCGATACAGATGCTAAAATTATAGATATAGAAATTCCCGAATTACCTGAAGGTTTTTCTTTTTTTTCTGCAAAGGATATTGTAGGAAAAAATTCCATCAGCTTTTTAAAAACGGAGATGCCTGTTTTTGCCGACGAAAAAATAGAGTATGCCGGCCAGGCTGTAGGAATTTTGATAGGCCCGGATAAAAAAAAGTTATTTGAACTTTCAAATCTTTTTCAAATCAAAACTCAAGGTCTTTCGCGTCCCAAGGCTCAATTTACCTTTGAGGAAGAAGAAAAAAATTATTTTGATTATCCTATAATTTCTCGGGAAAGTTTAAGTTCGGGAAATGCTGAAGAAGTTTTTGAAAAAAGCTCACAAGTGGTTTATTCTACTTTTTCTTTTAAACAAAGATATCACTATCATGCTGAAACTGCCTGCGTTAAAACAAATTGGATTGATGACAGGCTTGAAGTTCATCTTGCAACCCAGTGGCCTTATCAGGTTTTAAATTCTGTTTGTAATGTTTTAAATTTACCGAAGGAAAAAATAAACATAATTTCACATGCGGAAGCCGAATCTCTTGACGGAAGAATTTGGTTTCCTGCTTTACTTGCTGCACAAGTTTCCATAGCATCTTTTTTGACAAAGAAAAATATAGTGATTGAATTTTCCCGTCAAGAAGATTTTCTATACACGGCGAAGACTCCTGTCGTTATGATTCAGCATAAGACTTCCGTTTCCGAATTGGGAAAAATTACGGCTATGGATGTTTCGATAATTGTGGATGCTGGTTCATTTAATCCTTTTATAACTCAAATGCTTAAGCAGATGGTTGTAACTGCTGCCGGTATTTATCATCTTCCCGTTTATATGATTAGTGCCGTCGCAATAAAAACCGAAAAAGGTTTGACGGGTTTATTTTCAGGCTGGGGAGATTCTTATGTAATATCTGCATTGGAAAAACATATCAGTGAGATAATCAATCAGCTGGATTTATGTCCCATTCAATTTAGACTTCAAAATAATTTGAAAGTAGGGCAAAAAACAATTACGGGAATAAAAAAAGAAGAAAATTTTATTTTTGAAAATATCTTAAAGGCTGTTTGCAACACCAGTGATTTTTATAGAAAGTTTTATGCTTATCGATTGATGAATAAGGGCCGTAAAAACCGTTATGACGGAAACTGGAGAGGTATAGGAATTGCTGTAGGTTGTCAATATAACGGCTTACACATTCTTGTAAAATCGGGAATGAATTATAGTGCTGAAATAACTTTGACAAAGGACGATAAGGTCTTGGTTAAGGCCGAACCTACCTCAGAGGGCTTAAAGCGTATTTTAAAAAAACAAATTGCAAAAGAATTGGAAGTTGAAGAAAATCAAATTGTTTTTTTAGGAGCTTCAACCGATGAAATGATTCCCACAGGAGCTTCAACTGCATCCTGCGGTATCAGCATCTTGCCTGACCTTATTGCAAAATGCTGTACGGGAATAAAAAATCAAAGATTTAGAAAGCCTCTTCCTATTACCGTAAGCAGAACCTACAAGCTTTCACGTTCTAAAGACTGGGATAACGAAAGCTTAACAGGTCATCCCTTTATTTCCGAAACTCCCGGGGCCTGTGTTATTGAGCTTGAACTTGATCCGAGTACCTATCAAATTAATGTAAGAGGTATTTGGTTTGCCTGTGATCCCGGAAAAATATATTCAAAAAAAATGGTGCATAGAAATATTCATAAGACAATTGCAAATGCCGTCTCAAATATTTCTGTAGAAGATATTAGAGAAAATAATTTACTTCCCTCAAATTATAAAATAATTGCAACAGGGGCGATTCCTCCTATAAGAGATTTTATTTTAGACAGCGAATTAAAAACCAGAGGTCTGGGAGAATTAGCTGAAAGTCTTGTACCTGCAGCCTATATTTCTGCACTGAACCAAATTATGCTTAACCACGAACGTATAGATTTTTTACCTGTCTTTACTGAAGATATTTTTAATGCCGTTACAAAAAGCGAGGCTGTAGATGAAGATTAG
- a CDS encoding S41 family peptidase — MKKLIFRTVVSVLVLVFVITALIVSKKNDTVFGFISEEKMKADYEYFWNFIYNGYPFTEVCERKGVDLEQIRQEGYKYLSDPMMQYSYYFFYKDLCRKITGNKYLGHLYPSDYFDYYFNYYFNYKTILKNDSAQNPFIKKETLIDNFYYHIYQADAISDKDYMVYARTSSDRIAPLIGTRTYSKPFIQIIETGRIAYIEIKSFFTTGVEKQQTYLKTLEDFFIETANYKHIIIDIRNNGGGRSENYEAIISPHITKDMNIVFYGLYNENKYADAYLDMNYMEIEKIEKYELPNIENSSTIKNNKAYKLKNVISSRPIMGYEPCEDKKFWLLVDGGVYSEADRFAYVCKATGFATVVGTNTGGAGTNGKSPAYIVLPNSGLLIKFDGLYGLNEEGYCSDEFGTAPDIYNLPGKSALGTCLEEIKKLGEKTNF; from the coding sequence ATGAAAAAATTAATATTCCGAACTGTAGTATCTGTTCTTGTTTTGGTGTTTGTTATAACAGCTCTTATTGTATCAAAGAAAAATGACACTGTATTTGGTTTTATTTCTGAAGAAAAAATGAAGGCTGATTATGAATATTTCTGGAATTTTATTTATAACGGCTATCCTTTTACTGAAGTATGTGAGCGCAAAGGTGTGGATTTGGAACAAATACGGCAAGAAGGATATAAATACTTATCTGATCCCATGATGCAATATTCTTATTATTTTTTTTATAAAGATTTGTGCAGAAAAATTACGGGAAATAAATATCTGGGGCATCTTTATCCTTCCGATTATTTTGATTATTACTTCAATTATTATTTTAATTATAAAACAATACTTAAAAATGATTCAGCTCAAAATCCATTTATTAAGAAAGAGACTTTGATAGATAACTTTTATTATCATATATATCAGGCAGATGCTATTAGTGATAAAGACTATATGGTGTATGCGAGAACCTCTAGTGATAGGATTGCTCCGTTAATAGGAACACGTACATATTCAAAGCCGTTTATACAGATTATCGAGACCGGCCGTATTGCATATATAGAAATCAAATCTTTTTTTACAACGGGAGTAGAAAAACAACAAACGTATCTAAAAACTTTAGAAGATTTTTTTATTGAAACGGCAAACTATAAACATATAATAATAGATATACGAAATAATGGAGGCGGCCGTTCAGAAAATTATGAAGCGATAATATCTCCGCATATAACGAAAGATATGAATATAGTTTTTTACGGCCTCTATAACGAAAATAAATATGCGGATGCTTATTTGGATATGAATTATATGGAAATAGAAAAGATCGAAAAGTACGAGCTTCCTAATATAGAAAACAGCAGCACTATAAAAAACAATAAAGCTTATAAATTAAAAAATGTAATTTCTTCTCGCCCAATTATGGGGTATGAACCCTGTGAAGATAAAAAATTTTGGCTTCTTGTTGATGGCGGTGTATACTCTGAAGCGGATAGATTTGCTTATGTGTGCAAAGCAACAGGTTTTGCTACTGTGGTCGGGACCAATACAGGTGGAGCCGGAACAAACGGTAAATCACCTGCGTATATTGTTCTTCCCAACAGCGGTTTATTGATAAAGTTTGATGGCCTGTATGGTTTAAATGAGGAAGGTTATTGTTCTGATGAATTCGGTACTGCTCCGGATATTTATAATCTTCCCGGCAAAAGTGCTCTTGGAACCTGCTTGGAAGAAATAAAAAAATTAGGGGAAAAGACAAACTTTTGA
- a CDS encoding S41 family peptidase yields MKKKKLIFRTIVSIFVSVFVAIALSVSKKNDTISGFISAEKMKADYEYFWDFIYNGYPFSEVCERKGIDLKEIQQAGYRYLSDPMMQHGYYSFYGDLCRKITGNRYIGHLYPSDYFDYKKIFKQTTAQFPLREQEALIDNFYASMPKTGAFAEKNNMLYADDFKNINPPLMGTRKYSKPYTKIINTDYIAYIKINSFLITEGKEKQEYIKVLEDFFIETANYKHIIIDIQDNGGGYIENYEAIISPNIKENLTIVFYGLYNENKYTDIYLGMFLNYNDVKKIKKNEVPNIENCGTIKNDKAYILKNIIFSRSAKGYKPCDDKKFWLLISSDVYSGADRFAYVCKKTGFATVIGTNTGGAGTNGESPTYIALPNSGLLIKFDFIYGLTDDGYCTDEVGTAPDIYNLPGKDALETCLEEIRKLGK; encoded by the coding sequence ATGAAAAAGAAAAAACTAATATTCCGAACTATAGTATCTATTTTTGTTTCCGTGTTTGTTGCAATAGCTCTTAGTGTATCAAAAAAAAATGATACAATATCCGGTTTTATTTCTGCTGAAAAAATGAAGGCTGATTATGAATATTTTTGGGATTTTATTTACAACGGCTATCCTTTTAGTGAAGTGTGTGAACGAAAAGGTATAGATTTAAAAGAAATACAACAAGCGGGATATAGATATTTATCGGATCCTATGATGCAACATGGATATTATTCTTTCTATGGTGATTTATGCAGAAAAATTACAGGAAATAGATATATAGGCCATCTTTATCCTTCAGATTATTTTGATTATAAGAAAATATTTAAGCAGACTACAGCTCAGTTTCCATTGCGTGAACAAGAAGCTTTGATAGATAATTTTTATGCTTCAATGCCTAAAACAGGTGCTTTTGCCGAGAAAAACAATATGCTATATGCAGATGATTTTAAAAATATAAATCCTCCGTTGATGGGGACTCGTAAGTACTCAAAACCATATACAAAGATAATAAATACTGATTATATTGCATACATAAAAATCAATTCTTTTCTTATAACGGAAGGGAAAGAAAAGCAAGAGTATATAAAAGTCTTGGAAGATTTTTTTATTGAAACGGCAAATTATAAACACATAATAATAGATATACAAGATAACGGAGGCGGATATATTGAAAATTATGAAGCAATAATATCTCCCAATATAAAGGAAAATCTGACAATAGTTTTTTATGGTCTTTATAATGAAAATAAATATACTGATATTTATTTAGGTATGTTTTTGAACTATAACGATGTAAAAAAAATAAAAAAGAATGAAGTTCCAAATATAGAAAACTGCGGTACTATAAAAAACGATAAGGCTTATATATTAAAAAATATAATTTTTTCTCGTTCTGCTAAGGGATATAAACCTTGTGATGATAAAAAGTTTTGGCTTCTTATAAGCAGTGATGTATACTCAGGAGCAGATCGTTTTGCTTATGTGTGTAAAAAAACAGGATTTGCTACAGTGATCGGTACCAATACGGGAGGTGCCGGAACAAATGGTGAATCGCCTACGTACATTGCTCTCCCCAACAGCGGCTTATTGATAAAGTTTGATTTTATATATGGTCTAACCGACGATGGCTATTGCACAGACGAAGTGGGAACTGCTCCAGATATTTATAATCTTCCCGGTAAGGATGCCTTAGAGACCTGTTTGGAAGAAATAAGAAAGTTAGGAAAATAG
- a CDS encoding (2Fe-2S)-binding protein encodes MKISFNLNKTAVQIDAPANERLLSVLRREFNLLSLKSSCLSGQCGSCTVLMNDKPVPACFVPVFNVEGKNIITLEYFKTTEEYKIIATGFDQAGVDMCGFCDAGKIFFTYAILNSNIDISSPDAEEIVRKYYSSTMCRCTSFEDLFSAIEKIGKNQRRK; translated from the coding sequence ATGAAGATTAGTTTTAATTTAAATAAAACCGCAGTTCAAATTGATGCTCCTGCAAATGAAAGGCTTTTATCGGTGCTGAGAAGGGAGTTTAATCTTTTAAGCTTAAAAAGTTCATGCCTAAGCGGTCAGTGCGGTTCGTGCACCGTTTTAATGAACGATAAACCCGTACCTGCATGTTTTGTTCCTGTATTTAATGTTGAAGGAAAAAATATAATAACCTTGGAATATTTTAAAACAACCGAAGAATATAAAATAATTGCAACAGGTTTTGATCAAGCCGGTGTCGATATGTGCGGCTTTTGCGATGCAGGAAAAATATTTTTTACATATGCAATTTTAAATTCTAATATAGATATCAGTTCCCCTGATGCAGAAGAGATTGTAAGAAAATATTATTCGAGTACGATGTGCCGATGTACAAGCTTTGAAGATTTATTTTCGGCTATTGAAAAAATAGGTAAAAATCAACGGAGAAAATAG
- a CDS encoding retropepsin-like aspartic protease, producing MILFSCKVSIEENIDNQVEVFEFEIRPMARIVVPAKLGNVSCNFMIDTGCDFSVLSEEFANKIGKSFLFPTVIKTFSGSGISLGGRWKSKDVLRIGSFNFGKLQFVIGELDDFMLKNIHGIIGTDILQKCILNLNYSKGKGYLIPRSIFNDKEYSKYEKLKIDRKSLMPVEIENKKYKLLVDSGAEGIFLDIDNRITFTDSVVVKNIESKYDTIISSVKIDGKLCRSQKGIKINNILINDIVYQTYKLSKKVIFNSEKIIAGIVFISKLDWVFDYYNNSVYIFKPDNFTSDFKEHKIKEVVSYRKLNALWLKWENNENPLINITDIKSSDKIIEVNGVSFKECIEKLGYEKGYDVFLSVIESLDFDSITVIREDKKVILKRKK from the coding sequence TTGATTTTATTTTCATGTAAGGTCTCCATTGAAGAAAATATTGATAACCAAGTAGAAGTATTTGAATTTGAAATACGGCCTATGGCTAGGATAGTTGTTCCGGCAAAACTTGGTAATGTATCTTGTAACTTTATGATAGATACAGGATGTGATTTCTCGGTTCTCTCAGAAGAATTTGCAAATAAAATCGGTAAAAGTTTTTTATTTCCTACGGTTATTAAGACATTTTCCGGGAGCGGTATTAGTCTTGGAGGTAGATGGAAATCAAAAGATGTATTAAGAATAGGAAGTTTTAATTTCGGAAAATTACAATTTGTTATCGGTGAGCTTGATGATTTTATGTTAAAAAATATTCACGGAATAATCGGTACCGATATTTTACAAAAATGTATTTTAAACTTAAATTATTCAAAAGGAAAAGGATATCTTATCCCCCGATCAATTTTCAATGATAAAGAATATTCAAAATACGAGAAATTAAAAATAGACAGAAAAAGTTTAATGCCTGTCGAAATTGAAAATAAAAAATATAAGTTACTTGTAGATTCCGGTGCAGAAGGTATCTTTTTGGATATCGATAATAGAATAACTTTTACTGATTCGGTTGTTGTAAAGAATATTGAATCTAAGTATGATACTATTATTTCTTCTGTTAAAATTGATGGTAAATTATGCCGATCGCAAAAAGGAATTAAGATAAATAACATTCTTATTAATGATATTGTGTATCAGACATATAAATTATCTAAAAAAGTTATATTTAATTCTGAAAAAATAATAGCAGGTATTGTATTTATATCCAAATTGGATTGGGTTTTTGATTATTACAATAATTCGGTGTATATTTTTAAACCGGACAATTTTACTTCTGATTTCAAAGAACATAAAATTAAAGAAGTTGTTTCGTATCGTAAATTAAATGCTCTATGGTTAAAATGGGAAAATAATGAAAATCCTCTTATAAATATAACGGATATTAAAAGCAGTGATAAAATTATTGAAGTCAACGGAGTGTCTTTTAAAGAGTGTATTGAAAAACTGGGTTATGAAAAAGGTTATGATGTTTTTTTATCTGTGATTGAATCTTTAGATTTTGATTCTATCACTGTTATACGGGAAGATAAAAAAGTTATCTTAAAGCGAAAAAAATAA
- a CDS encoding DUF6175 family protein yields MRKISLFLFLSVPLFFFSCASIEDALDVKRPAYTETKEYTSMGEDVSFLQAINKAKVGAIRQGVIDIIGPESEKNNYERIREELYNTEYPNKYVVNEKMDVLQKSKTGDVYIIKIKIPVKMNEVSAALSAAGIFSQKTSNNKTMDDLVFGDGQLNENPNSAQKPKDADLILKEAQASGEGKKNLQFLNNYIENMTYMVFDAEEANADRFLLKAAVETGNAFLLKQGYRAIDSKEVEKLKKDQAVIYQESSEEGMSAIQLIAQKLNADVYMEIDAVTEGGYESNGYYGSAKITLKIFNPSTGELLGAVPYTSQKTFSRVSSYDAQSNAIQSAVNKALPMAIDQAKILLAKAYSRGIRYEVIINETPDSKSMSRLRKALSENLNDIKTLYQSSAQTKYAVSFFGTIDDLEAVIYDAADSVPGFENIKLVMLRGKTLTFKSGF; encoded by the coding sequence ATGAGAAAGATTTCACTTTTTTTGTTTTTATCTGTACCCTTATTCTTTTTTTCATGTGCAAGTATTGAAGATGCCTTAGACGTAAAAAGGCCGGCTTACACTGAAACAAAAGAGTATACTTCAATGGGAGAAGATGTTTCTTTTTTGCAGGCAATAAATAAGGCAAAAGTAGGAGCAATCCGTCAAGGAGTCATAGATATTATAGGCCCCGAATCGGAAAAAAACAATTACGAACGAATTAGAGAAGAGCTTTACAATACTGAATATCCAAACAAGTATGTAGTAAATGAAAAAATGGATGTTTTACAAAAGTCAAAAACAGGCGATGTATATATAATCAAGATTAAGATCCCCGTAAAAATGAATGAGGTTTCGGCCGCTCTTTCTGCAGCAGGGATTTTTTCACAAAAAACTTCAAACAATAAAACTATGGATGACTTGGTTTTCGGAGATGGACAATTGAATGAAAACCCCAACTCCGCACAAAAACCTAAGGATGCAGATCTTATTTTAAAAGAAGCCCAAGCTTCCGGCGAAGGCAAAAAAAATCTTCAATTTTTAAATAATTACATAGAAAACATGACCTATATGGTCTTTGATGCAGAAGAAGCAAATGCAGACAGATTTTTACTAAAAGCAGCAGTAGAAACGGGCAATGCCTTTCTTCTAAAACAGGGATACAGGGCAATAGATTCCAAAGAGGTAGAAAAACTAAAAAAAGACCAAGCCGTCATATATCAGGAAAGCAGCGAAGAAGGAATGTCTGCCATTCAGCTGATAGCCCAAAAGCTGAATGCCGATGTCTATATGGAAATTGATGCGGTAACCGAAGGCGGTTATGAGTCAAACGGCTATTACGGTTCGGCTAAAATAACCTTAAAAATATTTAATCCTTCAACAGGCGAACTGTTGGGAGCTGTTCCGTACACAAGTCAAAAAACTTTCAGCCGAGTAAGCAGCTATGATGCCCAATCGAATGCCATCCAATCAGCAGTAAACAAGGCTTTACCTATGGCTATAGACCAGGCAAAGATTCTTTTGGCCAAGGCCTATTCACGCGGTATAAGATATGAAGTTATCATAAACGAAACTCCCGACAGCAAGAGCATGTCCCGCCTTAGAAAGGCTTTAAGCGAAAATCTCAATGATATAAAAACCTTATATCAATCCTCGGCACAAACAAAATACGCCGTTTCATTTTTCGGAACGATTGATGACCTTGAAGCCGTTATTTACGATGCAGCAGATTCCGTCCCGGGATTCGAAAATATAAAATTGGTAATGCTAAGAGGTAAGACCTTAACATTTAAATCGGGCTTTTAA
- the holA gene encoding DNA polymerase III subunit delta, with translation MTSPVWLFMGPEIGERNTAVDTVLKTLSKQYGDIETHTVYAGDTGMGSIISLLQNASLFSSAKLLILKSAELIKKKEDIDLLTDWIQSVSKKENTNDSFLILVSDETSVAKKISDTVSKTQQKIFWELFENKKQEWIRSFLFREGIEIEDEAVDELLELVENNTDALKTACSHLVLYFQKGSHLIQEDIEKLFAHNKEETPFSLFNALTMGSLETALSISQKIILSKNSSPAQIIAGLSYCFRRLQDWHKIHRGNEYLDDFALKRFGFSGKTALSQYRRAAKLWNEVQCVKIIALLSETDLELRSLGTGLQNLVMDMCLYEIACKSGNKIEQYTLDNI, from the coding sequence TTGACAAGTCCTGTTTGGCTTTTTATGGGGCCTGAAATCGGAGAAAGAAACACCGCTGTCGACACAGTGTTAAAAACTCTTTCAAAGCAATACGGTGATATTGAAACGCATACCGTCTATGCAGGAGATACAGGCATGGGCAGTATAATTTCACTATTACAAAACGCATCTCTTTTTTCTTCGGCAAAGCTCCTCATATTAAAATCGGCAGAGCTTATCAAAAAGAAAGAAGACATCGATCTGCTTACAGACTGGATTCAATCCGTTTCAAAAAAAGAAAATACAAACGATTCTTTTTTAATTTTAGTTTCCGACGAAACATCTGTTGCAAAAAAAATAAGCGATACGGTTTCTAAAACTCAACAAAAAATATTTTGGGAACTTTTTGAAAACAAAAAACAAGAGTGGATAAGATCTTTTCTTTTTAGAGAAGGCATTGAGATTGAAGATGAAGCTGTAGATGAACTTTTGGAATTAGTAGAAAATAATACCGACGCTTTAAAAACAGCCTGTTCTCACTTGGTACTCTACTTTCAAAAAGGCTCACATCTTATACAGGAAGATATCGAAAAACTTTTTGCGCACAATAAAGAAGAAACGCCTTTCAGTCTTTTTAATGCCCTAACAATGGGAAGCCTCGAAACAGCCTTATCCATAAGTCAAAAGATAATACTTTCAAAAAATTCTTCACCGGCTCAAATTATTGCAGGCTTAAGCTATTGTTTTAGGCGCTTACAGGACTGGCACAAAATACATCGGGGTAACGAATACTTGGATGATTTTGCTTTAAAGCGTTTCGGTTTTTCGGGAAAGACCGCACTATCTCAATACAGAAGAGCTGCAAAACTCTGGAATGAGGTTCAATGCGTAAAAATAATTGCTCTCTTATCGGAAACGGATTTGGAGTTAAGGTCCTTAGGTACAGGACTTCAAAACCTTGTTATGGATATGTGCCTATATGAAATAGCTTGTAAGTCCGGAAATAAAATAGAGCAGTATACCTTAGATAATATTTAA